CGTGTTCGCCGTACCCGACGCGGTGTACGGGCAACGGGTCGGCGCCGCCGTGGTGTTGCGCGAGGGAGAGGGTGTCGGGCCTGCGGAGATCCTGCGGTACTGCCGGGACCGGCTGGCCGCGTTCGAGGTGCCGGACCGGCTCGAAGTGGTCGCCGCACTGCCGTACACGGCGAAGGGCGGACTGGACCGGAAGGCGGTACGGGCCCGGTACGCGCCCTGATCGCGGGGGTCAGCGCACCCGGTGCTCGGCCGGCGTCGGCAACGGCAGCGGGCGGGCGAAGAAGTCGTCCAGGGACAGGCCCGTCGCGGCGTTGACGAAGGCGCGGGCGGCGACCGAGCCGGGTGTGGCCGCGTGGATCGCCACCGAGACCTGGGCGCCGGCCTCCGGGTCGACGAGGGGCAGCGCCCTCGTCCGGCCGACGACCGGCATGGCGCGCAGCCAGGTGTGCGGCACGATGCTCGCCCAACCGCCGCCGCCCACGTGCGCGTAGAGGGAGGCGATGGAGTCCGTCTCGACCTGCGGGGTCACCACGAACCCCTTTTCCGCGAACACGGTGTCGACGATCTGGCGGATGCGCATGTCGGGCGTCAGCAGTGCGAGCGGCAGTTGGGCCGCGTCCGCCCAGGTCACGGTGGCGGACTGGGCGACGAGTTGGTCGTCCGACACCAGCAGCATGTACCGCTCCTGGTAGAGGGGGACGACCTGCAGGCCCTCCTGGTCGCCCGGGTCGAAGTGGGCGATCGCCACGTCCAGTTCGTAGTCGCGCAGCTGGCGGTGGAGTTCCTTCGTCGACAGCCGCGACCGGACCTGCACCTTGGCCAGCGGGTGTGCCGCGCAGAACGCGGCCACGGGAAGCGCCAGGGTCGTGGACGCCGTGGGGTCCGTGCCGAGGCGCAGCGTTCCCGTGATGCCGGACTGCACGGCGGCCACCTCGGCCTTGAACGCGTCCTGCTCGGCGAGGATGCGCTTGGCCCACACCACAAGCCGTTCACCTTCCGGGGTGAGGCCCTGGTAGTTGTGCCCGCGGTTGATGAGAGTGACGTTCAACTCCCGTTCCAGCTTGGCTATCGCCGCCGAGAGCGCCGGCTGCGACACGTAGCAGGACTCCGCCGCGCGGGCGAAGTGCCGTTCCCTCGCCACCGCCACGAAGTACTCCAGCTGCCGGAACAGCATGAACGACTCCTCTCCGTCCGAGGCCGTCCCACCCTGCTCCATACTGTATGCACCATGGGGATGATGTACAGGGGGCAGCGACGGTGTTGATCGTCCCGCCGGTACGCCCGGCTCAGCGCAGGAGCTTCACCGCGGCCACCACCAGAGGGTCGAGCCCGTCCGCCCCGGCGTCGACGAACTCGTACAGCCGTGTACGCATACGCGGGTCCCAGAACTTCCCCACATGCCCGGCGATCGCCTCGGCTGCGACGTGGTCCGGCAGGTGACCGTGGTTCGCGGCGATGTCGTTGGCCATCCGGCGCTCCGGCGGTACGGCGGTCGCGGCCACCTCAGTCCACCACCATGACCAGGTCGTCCGCAGCCGGTTCGGATTCGGCGGCCCGGGTGGGCCGGGCCAGGCCGACCTGTACGGCGGTCACCTTGTACTCCGGGCAGTTGGTCGCCCAGTCGGAGTTCTCCGTGGTCACCACGTTGGCGCCGGTCACGGGGTGGTGGAAGGTGGTGTAGACGACCCCGGCCGGCATCCGGTCCGAGATCTCCGCGCGCAGTGTCGTCTGCCCGACGCGGCTGGCGAGGGTGACCATGTCGCCGTTCCTGATGCCGCGGTCCTCGGCGTCGTGCGGGTGGAGTTCGAGGATGTCCTCGGGGTGCCAGGCGACATTGCCGGTACGGCGGGTCTGCGCGCCGACGTTGTACTGGCTGAGGATGCGGCCGGTGGTCAGGACCAGCGGGAAGCGCCGGGTGCTGCGTTCGTTGGTCGGTACGTAGGAGGTGACCACGAACCTGCCCTTGCCGCGCACGAATTCGTCCACGTGCATGATGGGCGTGCCTTCCGGCGCCTGCTCGTTGCACGGCCACTGGATGCTGCCGAGCTTGTCCAGCAGCTCGAAGGAGACACCGGTGAACGTCGGTGTGACGGAGGCGATCTCCTCCATGATCCGGCTCGGGTGGTCGTACGCCATCGGGTATCCCATGGCGGTGGCGATCTCGCTGACGATCTGCCACTCGTGCTTGCCCGTCTTCGGCTTCATCACCGCGCGCACCCGGTTGATCCGGCGTTCGGCGTTGGTGAACGTGCCGTCCTTCTCCAGGAACGACGCGCCGGGCAGGAAGACGTGCGCGAACTTGGCCGTCTCGTTGAGGAACAGGTCCTGTACGACGACCAGTTCCATGGCTTCGAGCGCGGCGGTGACATGCTTGAGATTGGGGTCCGACTGGGCGATGTCCTCGCCGTGGACGAACAGTCCGCGGAAGGTGCCGTCGATCGCCGCGTCGAACATGTTCGGGATACGAAGTCCCGGTTCGGCGAGGAGGGTTCCGCCCCAGAGGTTCTCGAAGACGGTGCGTACCGCGTCGTCGGAGACGTGCCGGTAGCCGGGGAGTTCGTGCGGGAACGAGCCCATGTCGCAGGAGCCCTGCACGTTGTTCTGGCCGCGCAGCGGGTTCACGCCGACGCCGTCCCGGCCGATGTTGCCGCACGCCATCGCGAGGTTGGCCATTCCCATGACCATGGTCGAGCCCTGGCTGTGCTCGGTGACACCGAGGCCGTAGTAGATGGCTCCGTTGGGTGCGTTCGCGTACAGCCGTGCGGCGGCGCGCAGTTCGGCGGCCGGTACGCCGGTGATCGGTTCGACCGCCTCCGGGCTGTTATCGGGGCGGGCGACGAACTCCGCCCACTCGTCGAAGTCCTCGCACCTGGCGTCCACGAAGGCCCGGTCGAACAGGCCCTCGCTGACCACCACATGGGCCATGGCGTTCACGACGGCGACGTTGGTGCTCGGCCTGAGCTGGAGATGGTGCGCGGCCTCGATGTGCGGCGAGCGCACGAGGTCGATACGGCGCGGGTCGATCACGATGAGCTCGGCGCCCTCGCGCAGCCGGCGCTTCATCCGGGAGGCGAACACCGGGTGCCCGTCGGTGGGGTTGGCACCGATCACCATGATCACGTCGGCCTCGGCCACGGAACGGAAGTCCTGGGTGCCCGCCGACTCGCCGAAGGTCTGCTTGAGTCCGTATCCCGTCGGGGAGTGGCAGACACGGGCGCAGGTGTCGACGTTGTTGTTGCCGAAGGCGGCACGCACCATCTTCTGTACGACGTACACCTCTTCGTTGGTGCAGCGCGAGGAGGTGATGGCACCGACGGAGCTTGTTCCGTACCGGTCCTGGAGTTCGCGCATGCGGCGGGCGACCGTGCCGATCGCCTCGTCCCATTCGACCTCGCGCCAGGGGTCGGTGATCTTCTCGCGGACCATGGGCTTGAGTTGGCGGTCGGGATGGGTGGCGTAGCCGAAGGCGAAGCGGCCCTTCACGCACGAGTGGCCCTCGTTGGCGCCGCCGTCCTTGTACGGCACCATGCGCACCAGTTCGTCGCCGCGCAGCTCGGCCTTGAAGGAGCAGCCGACACCGCAGTAGGCGCAGGTGGTCACGACCGACCTGGTGGGCATGCCGAGTTCGACGACCGAGCGTTCCTGGAGCGTGGACGTCGGGCAGGCCTGGACGCAGGCGCCGCAGGAGACGCACTCGGAGTCCATGAACGTCTCGCCTGCGCCCGCCGACACCTTGGAGTCGAAGCCGCGTCCCTCGATGGTGAGTGCGAAGGTGCCCTGCACCTCGCCGCAGGCCCGTACGCAGCGGGAGCAGGCGATGCACTTGGACGGGTCGAAGTCGAAGTAGGGATTGGAGGTGTCCTTCTCGGCGTCGAGGTGGTTGGCGCCCTCGTAGCCGTACCGGACCTGCCTGAGCCCCACCACGCCTGCCATGTCCTGGAGTTCGCAGTCTCCGTTGGCCGGGCAGGTGAGGCAGTCGAGGGGGTGGTCGGAGATGTACAGCTCCATGACGCCCTGGCGGAGCTTCTCCACCTTCGGTGTCTGTGTGCTCACCTTCATGCCGTCGGCGCACGGGGTGGTGCAGGACGCCGGAGTGCCGCGGCGGCCGTCGATCTCGACCACGCACAACCGGCAGGAGCCGAAGGCCTCCAGGCTGTCGGTGGCGCACAGTCTGGGGATGTCGACACCGGCCTGCGCGGCTGCGCGCATCACCGACGTGCCCTCGGGGACGGTCACCGGCAGGCCGTCCACCTCCACGGACACCGTGGCCGGGCCGGGCCGTTCCGGGGTTCCGAAGTCGGGTTCCTTGAGGAGTGTCATGCCGTTCCCTCCGTCCTCGCACCGCTGGCTTGTACGGGTTGGCTCGCCCGGACCGGTTGGATGTCCAGGAGTCGGCGACCGCCGAGGAAGTCGTCGGGGAAGTGCGTGAGCGCGCTGCGTACGGGCATCGGGGTCAGCCCGCCCATCGCGCACAGCGAGCCGTCGGTCATCAGGTCGCAGAGGTCTTCGAGCAGGGCGAGGTTCTCGTCGCGGTGCGTGCCGGCGACGATCTTGTCGATCACCTCGACGCCCCGCACCGAACCGACCCTGCACGGTGTGCACTTGCCGCAGGACTCCGCGGCGCAGAACTCCATCGCGAAGCGGGCCTGCGCGGCCATGTCGACGCTGTCGTCGAAGACGACGATCCCGCCGTGCCCGAGCATCGCACCGGCCTCGGCGAACGCCTCGTAGTCCATCGGCAGGTCGAACATCGACGTCGGCAGATAGGCGCCGAGGGGGCCGCCGACCTGTGCGGTGCGCAGGGGGCGTCCGGTCCGGGTGCCGCCGCCGTAGTCCTCGATCAGTTCGCGCAGGGTGATGCCGAAGGCTGTCTCCACGATGCCGCCGCGCGCGATGTTGCCGCCGAGCTGGAAGACCTGGGTGCCGCGCGAACGGCCGACGCCGAGGCCCTGGTAGGCCTTCGCGCCGTTCGCGAGCACGACCGGGACGGTGGTCAGGGTGAGGACGTTGTTCACCACGGTCGGTTTGCCGAAGAGGCCCTCGATCGCCGGGATCGGCGGCTTCGCGCGGACCGTGCCGCGCTTGCCCTCCAGGCTCTCCAGCATGGAGGTCTCCTCACCGCAGATGTAGGCGCCGGCGCCGACGCGTACATGCAGGTCGAAGTCGAGTGCGGAGCCGAGGATGCCCTTGCCCAGCCAGCCGTGCTCGCGGGCGGTCTCGATGGCCTCGCGCATCGTGGCGATCGCGTCCGGGTACTCGGAGCGGATGTAGAGGTAGCCCTCGCTCGCGCCGACCGCGTGCGCGGCGATGGTCATGCCCTCGATGAGCAGGAACGGGTCGCCTTCCATGACCATCCGGTCGGCGAAGGTCCCGCTGTCGCCCTCGTCGGCGTTGCAGCAGACGAACTTCAGCTCGTCGGCGCAGTCCAGCACCGTCTTCCACTTGACACCGGCCGGGAATCCGGCGCCGCCGCGACCGCGCAGTCCGGATTCGGTGACCTGGGCGACGACGTCGGCGGGAGTCATGTCGAGGGCGGCGCGCAGTCCGGCCAGGCCACCGTGCTCGGTGTAGTCCCGCGTCGAGAGGGGGTCGGTCACGCCGACTCTGGCGAAGGTGACGCGTGTCTGGCGGGCCAGCCAGGGGAGTTCGTCCACGAGGCCGAGCCGCAGGGGGTGGTCCGCGCCGTCCAGCATGCCTGCGGCCAGGAGTCCGTCCACGTCGCCGGCGGCCACGGGGCCGTAGCCGACGCGGCCCTGCGGGGTCACGACCTCGACCATCGGCTCCAGCCAGAGCATGCCGCGTGATCCGTTGCGTACGACGTCGATGGCGAAGTCCCCGCGTGTGGCGGCTCGTTGCAGGGCGCCCGCGACCTCGTCGGCGCCCACGGACCTGGCCGCCGAGTCGCGGGGGACGTAGACCGTCGCGGCGGTGTGCGAGGAGTTCTTCATGAGGAGACCGCCGCGTTGAGCGTCCCGTCGAGCGTCTCGTTCGGCGTCTCCTCGGGCGTCTGCTTCGGCATTCCGTTCGGCGCCCCGTCGAGGAGGGAGCCCAGCCGGGATGGGCTCATTCGTCCGTACAGCCGTCCGTTCGCCTCGACTGCCGGCCCGAGCGCGCAGTTGCCCAGGCAGAAGACCTGTTCGACGGTGACAGCACCGTCCGCCGAGGTCTCGCCCAGGGTCAGTCCACTCTCGCGCGCGTAGCTCACGAGGCGGTCGGCGCCCAGGGACTGGCAGGCCTCGGCCCGGCAGATGCGCACCGTGGTGCGACCCGCGGGCTCACGGCGGAAGTCGTGGTAGAAGGTCACCACTCCGTGGACGTCCGCCCTGGAGAGGTTGAGTCCGTCGGCGAGCACCGGTATCGCCTCCTGCGGCACATGGCCCAACTCGGCCTGGACCGCGTGCAGTACGGGCAGCAGCGCGCCGCGCTGATCCCGGTGGTCGGCCACCACTCGCCGGACCACGCTCTCGACCGACATGTCACTCCCGCTGGTCGTCATGATCGCTCCGCCTTCCGTCACGCGGGTCCCCCGGCGTCCCGGGCGAGGGGTCAGGAGACTGAGACAATACCCCATACAGGCTTCTGTATACAGACGACAGTCAACAACACGCCTCGCGATTGACCCCTACGATCAACCTGCCACGCCATGTTGCATACCAAAACCTGTATGCTGAAACCGTCGTCGGCAACCCCCTCGGCGGCCACCTCTTGGCAAAAGCCGTCGGTCCGGCGGCAGAGCAGAACGGGACAATCATGCGCGAGGCACTCACGGCCGCAGCGTCCCGGCGCGTCACCCGCCCGGCACCGCTCCGCCAGGCCGTGTACGACGCCCTGACCGAACTGATCGTCAGTGGCTCCCTCAAGCCCGGTCAGCACCTGGTCGAGGCCGAGCTCGCCGAGCACCTCGGAGTCAGCCGACAGCCGGTCCGGGAGGCTCTCCAGCGGCTCCAGACCGCCGGCTGGGTCGACCTGCGGCCCGCGCAGGGCGCCTTCGTCCACTCCCCCACCGAGGAGGAGGCCGCCCAGCTCCTCGGCGTCCGTTCGGTGCTGGAGACCTACTCGGCCCAGCTCGCCGCCCGCAACGCGACCCCCGAGGACGTCGAGCGCCTCTGCGAGCTCCAGTCCCAGGGCGTCGACGCTCTCGCCGCCGGCGACGTCGAGCGCCTGGTCGCGGCCAACACCGCCCTGCACGCGTGTGTCACGTCCGTGGCCGCCAACGACGTACTGGCCGAGATGCTCGCGCAGGTGGGCCAGAAGGTGCGCTGGTACTACACGCCCATCGCCAAGCCCCGCGGCAAGGAGGCGTGGAACGAGCACACCCAGCTCATCAAGGCCATCGCCAAGGGCGACGCGGACCGTGCGGGCGAGGTCATGCGCAAGCACACGGAACGCACGACCGACTTCTACCGCAGACAGCTCGCCGCCGGAGCGGGCCAGGACTGACGTCCGCGGAAGCACGAACAGGCGCTCTGCGGCCTGGAGTTCACGAGCCGTACCTCAGGGGCCGGAACTCAGGAAACCCAGGTCCCGGACGGGACGAGGGAGTCGGAGGGCCCAGCTCCGACAGCCGCGAGGTGGTGCACCTGCGTGCCCGCGGCGTCCCGCAGCCCGAGCAGCCACGGCAGGACCGTGCGCAGCACGATGTCACGCCCGCCGCCGTCCGGACCGAGCCGCGCGTCGGCGGGCACCAGCACCGGGTCGGCGAACACCGTGGACGTGGCGCTGCCCGGCGGTCCGGAGGCGTCGGGCCGGGCCGGCACGAAGAGGTCCGGGGCGTGCGCCGGAACCCCCCACAGGCTCAGGCCGTCCGGCGCACCGAGCGGCCGGGAGGACCAGACGTAGCTGTCGGCCTCCCCCGCCGCGACCACCCGGCGCTTACGGGCCCGGAGGGCAACCACTCCACCGGAGCGAACCGCTGTGCGGCGCGGCACGAGCAGGTGGGCCGCCGGATCCTGCTCGGCGGCGTCGTCCTCCACGTCCTCCATGAGGGCAAGGCTGGCGAGATGACGTCCGGCGGCGATCTCGGCACGCACCCATGGGCTGCCGTAGGGCTCGATGACGGCGACCGCCGTGTAGTGGGACCGGAGCACGGCCGCCGTCGCCGGGCAGACCCGCTCGGTCCGGGCCACCACTTCGGCGGCCTCCGGGAGACCGAGCCCGGCACCGCCGAACTCGGTGGAGACGGTGAGCCCCAGCAGTCCGGTGGCCCCGAAGGCCGTCACCGCACCACGGGGGAACCTGCCTTCCGTACTGGTGACTTGGGCGCAGGGTGCGACGGCCCGGGTCAGGACGTCGGCG
The DNA window shown above is from Streptomyces sp. NBC_01451 and carries:
- a CDS encoding acyl-CoA dehydrogenase family protein, which gives rise to MSYRTALADVLTRAVAPCAQVTSTEGRFPRGAVTAFGATGLLGLTVSTEFGGAGLGLPEAAEVVARTERVCPATAAVLRSHYTAVAVIEPYGSPWVRAEIAAGRHLASLALMEDVEDDAAEQDPAAHLLVPRRTAVRSGGVVALRARKRRVVAAGEADSYVWSSRPLGAPDGLSLWGVPAHAPDLFVPARPDASGPPGSATSTVFADPVLVPADARLGPDGGGRDIVLRTVLPWLLGLRDAAGTQVHHLAAVGAGPSDSLVPSGTWVS
- a CDS encoding formate dehydrogenase beta subunit, encoding MKNSSHTAATVYVPRDSAARSVGADEVAGALQRAATRGDFAIDVVRNGSRGMLWLEPMVEVVTPQGRVGYGPVAAGDVDGLLAAGMLDGADHPLRLGLVDELPWLARQTRVTFARVGVTDPLSTRDYTEHGGLAGLRAALDMTPADVVAQVTESGLRGRGGAGFPAGVKWKTVLDCADELKFVCCNADEGDSGTFADRMVMEGDPFLLIEGMTIAAHAVGASEGYLYIRSEYPDAIATMREAIETAREHGWLGKGILGSALDFDLHVRVGAGAYICGEETSMLESLEGKRGTVRAKPPIPAIEGLFGKPTVVNNVLTLTTVPVVLANGAKAYQGLGVGRSRGTQVFQLGGNIARGGIVETAFGITLRELIEDYGGGTRTGRPLRTAQVGGPLGAYLPTSMFDLPMDYEAFAEAGAMLGHGGIVVFDDSVDMAAQARFAMEFCAAESCGKCTPCRVGSVRGVEVIDKIVAGTHRDENLALLEDLCDLMTDGSLCAMGGLTPMPVRSALTHFPDDFLGGRRLLDIQPVRASQPVQASGARTEGTA
- a CDS encoding GntR family transcriptional regulator, encoding MREALTAAASRRVTRPAPLRQAVYDALTELIVSGSLKPGQHLVEAELAEHLGVSRQPVREALQRLQTAGWVDLRPAQGAFVHSPTEEEAAQLLGVRSVLETYSAQLAARNATPEDVERLCELQSQGVDALAAGDVERLVAANTALHACVTSVAANDVLAEMLAQVGQKVRWYYTPIAKPRGKEAWNEHTQLIKAIAKGDADRAGEVMRKHTERTTDFYRRQLAAGAGQD
- the fdhF gene encoding formate dehydrogenase subunit alpha codes for the protein MTLLKEPDFGTPERPGPATVSVEVDGLPVTVPEGTSVMRAAAQAGVDIPRLCATDSLEAFGSCRLCVVEIDGRRGTPASCTTPCADGMKVSTQTPKVEKLRQGVMELYISDHPLDCLTCPANGDCELQDMAGVVGLRQVRYGYEGANHLDAEKDTSNPYFDFDPSKCIACSRCVRACGEVQGTFALTIEGRGFDSKVSAGAGETFMDSECVSCGACVQACPTSTLQERSVVELGMPTRSVVTTCAYCGVGCSFKAELRGDELVRMVPYKDGGANEGHSCVKGRFAFGYATHPDRQLKPMVREKITDPWREVEWDEAIGTVARRMRELQDRYGTSSVGAITSSRCTNEEVYVVQKMVRAAFGNNNVDTCARVCHSPTGYGLKQTFGESAGTQDFRSVAEADVIMVIGANPTDGHPVFASRMKRRLREGAELIVIDPRRIDLVRSPHIEAAHHLQLRPSTNVAVVNAMAHVVVSEGLFDRAFVDARCEDFDEWAEFVARPDNSPEAVEPITGVPAAELRAAARLYANAPNGAIYYGLGVTEHSQGSTMVMGMANLAMACGNIGRDGVGVNPLRGQNNVQGSCDMGSFPHELPGYRHVSDDAVRTVFENLWGGTLLAEPGLRIPNMFDAAIDGTFRGLFVHGEDIAQSDPNLKHVTAALEAMELVVVQDLFLNETAKFAHVFLPGASFLEKDGTFTNAERRINRVRAVMKPKTGKHEWQIVSEIATAMGYPMAYDHPSRIMEEIASVTPTFTGVSFELLDKLGSIQWPCNEQAPEGTPIMHVDEFVRGKGRFVVTSYVPTNERSTRRFPLVLTTGRILSQYNVGAQTRRTGNVAWHPEDILELHPHDAEDRGIRNGDMVTLASRVGQTTLRAEISDRMPAGVVYTTFHHPVTGANVVTTENSDWATNCPEYKVTAVQVGLARPTRAAESEPAADDLVMVVD
- a CDS encoding LysR family transcriptional regulator, with amino-acid sequence MLFRQLEYFVAVARERHFARAAESCYVSQPALSAAIAKLERELNVTLINRGHNYQGLTPEGERLVVWAKRILAEQDAFKAEVAAVQSGITGTLRLGTDPTASTTLALPVAAFCAAHPLAKVQVRSRLSTKELHRQLRDYELDVAIAHFDPGDQEGLQVVPLYQERYMLLVSDDQLVAQSATVTWADAAQLPLALLTPDMRIRQIVDTVFAEKGFVVTPQVETDSIASLYAHVGGGGWASIVPHTWLRAMPVVGRTRALPLVDPEAGAQVSVAIHAATPGSVAARAFVNAATGLSLDDFFARPLPLPTPAEHRVR
- a CDS encoding formate dehydrogenase subunit delta; this encodes MANDIAANHGHLPDHVAAEAIAGHVGKFWDPRMRTRLYEFVDAGADGLDPLVVAAVKLLR
- a CDS encoding formate dehydrogenase subunit gamma, which codes for MTTSGSDMSVESVVRRVVADHRDQRGALLPVLHAVQAELGHVPQEAIPVLADGLNLSRADVHGVVTFYHDFRREPAGRTTVRICRAEACQSLGADRLVSYARESGLTLGETSADGAVTVEQVFCLGNCALGPAVEANGRLYGRMSPSRLGSLLDGAPNGMPKQTPEETPNETLDGTLNAAVSS